Within the Planctomycetaceae bacterium genome, the region CGATACAACCGCAGGTGCATGGGAAGCGGGTCCAGTTCGCCGGTATCCGTTTTCCACGTTCGCGGGTGTGAACACTCTCGGACTGGTCGCTCCAGGTTCGGACCTCATCCCCGGTTTTCGGGTGATAATAGCCGACGACCGGGCAGCGGCTCGCCGGGTGTTGTCATCGAGATTGATTTGTCGCTGAGGCGGCCCGTTTCGCGTTTGCGACATCAATCAGCGTTCACGACGACGCGGTGTCGGACGGCACTCCAGTGCGATTGCGGACTCACGTTGCACAGCTCGCCAATGGTCACGCGGCACCTATCCCAGCCCCATCCACAGACCAAGCACAAACGACGCGACGAGCACCAGGACCACCCAGCGAATCCAGGTTTGCCGCCGAGCCGGTGTCGTGCTGCGGTTGCCGTGGTCCGGGAATTCTCTCGCCACGAAGTCGTCATAGTCGAAGTCATTGGGATCTTCGGCAGAATATCCGTCGTCAGACGCCGCGTACTCGTCGCTGTATCCGCAACTGCGGCAAACCTTACGGCTCGCCGGCCAGTCGGCACCGCAGTTCGGGCACGGGAGATTTCCTTTGATTCGTGTCGCGGCACGGTGAGTAAACTGCGATTTCAGATCTGAGATTTGAGAGTTGTGACTGGACGCTCAGCTCTCACAGCAGCAGCGCCGCGCATCCCAGGAACGAACCGAATCCGATGATATCGGTCGCCGTCGTCAGAAAGATGCTGGCCGACTGAGCGGGGTCGCGTCCGAGTGCTCGCAGGATCAGCGGAATCACGGAACCGGCCAGCGCTGCCATTGCCATCGTCACAATCATCGACGAGCCGATGACGACGCACAAGCGTCCCGCGTCGGGCAGCGATTCACCGGTTGCCAGTCGCCATCCCAGCACGGCCGCAGCGGTTACGACCGAGATCAGAGCACCGTTGATCAGGCCGCCCAGAACTTCCTTGCGGACCACTCGCCCGCTGACTCCGGGAATGATTTCCCGCAATGCCACACCGCGCATCACAACGGCCAGAGACTGCGATCCCGTGTTTCCACCCTGACCGGCAACCACCGGCAGCAACACAGCCAGAGCCGCGACTCGCGAAATCACACCTTCGAACAGACCGACCACAAAGGCCGCCATGAATGCCGTCACCAGATTGACCAGCAGCCACGGCAGACGATTCTTCACGACGACACGAACCGGCGAAAGTGCGCGTTCTGTTGCTCCGGCACCCACGATTCTCTGCAGATCTTCAAAGCCCTCCAGTTGTCCGGCTTTCAGTGCTTCACTGTGCTGAACGACTCCGATCAACCGCCCTTCAAAGTCAACAACGGGCACCGCCAGAAACTTCCGTTCGCGCATCTGGTTGACGACTTCTTCGCGAGGCATGGTGTCCGGAATGACAAACACGTTCGTCCTGACCATCGGTTCCAGTTGCTGAGTCGGATTGGCCAGCAACAGATCCCGCATATTCAGCACGCCCACCAGCCTTTGCGATCGGTCAGTGACGTAAAGGTAGTGCAGGGCTTCTCGCGGAGTGCTTCGCAGGCGAGCGATCGCCTGCTGCACATTCAGATCGATCGACAGGGCGGCGACGCGAGGTTCCATCATGCCGCCGGCGCAGTCGTCGGGGAACTCCACAAGCTGCTGCAGCGTTCGGCGAGACGAGGCGGGAACGGCTTCAAGGATCGCGGCCCGCTCGTCTTCCTTCGCCTGTTTCAAAATGGCCGCGGCCGATCGCGGTGACATCTCCGCCAGAACTTCCGCCGCCCGGTCAACCGACATGGCAACGATCAGCGGCATTGCCTTGTCCAGGCTCAGCCGCTCCAGCAGCGACACGCGCTGATGTTCCGGCAGGCTGTCCAGCAACTGCTGAGCGTCGCCAACCGAAAACGTTTCGACAACGCGGCTGGCGTCGTCCGGGTGAAGCTCGGCGAACGTATTGAAAGCGGATTCAAATGGCTGCATGGCATGAGTCGTCGGATCAGCAGAAACGGATTCGCAGCCGGATCGTACCACACGGCGCGCCTTCGCAGATCACTGAGGACTCTGGAGAGCCTGATACGGCAGCCCTCCCACCAGGCTCACCGTCAGCCAGCCGAAAGGGGGATCGCACGAGCGGGGGCCCCTGCCTCCTTTTTATTAATCAGTGTTGTTGAGCGGCGTTCCTTCTGCCGCACGTCAAAGCTCGGGTCGGTCCAGCAGATCGTCCAGTTCGTTGGCGAAGATTTCGTCCAGGCCGACGAAGCCCAGATCTCGGTTGCGTTCGAAGAAGAACCAGTCGCGGTCGGAGCCTCCGAACAGCGCGTCGCAGTGACTGTCGGTTCCGACCGTGCCGCCGGCTGTGAGAAACGTGTCACCGTTTGCTCGCGGACCGCTGCCGACTCCGGACAGATTGCGAACCCGCGTTTCGTAGTCTCGGTCGGACGTCCACTCGTCGCGCACCTGCTTCAACGCTGAATGCGAATCGGCGAACGTCACGAACCCCGCGATCAGGATGTCGTCACCGGAAGTTCCGAAGATTGCGTCGGAACCTCGTCCGCCGACTGCCACATCACGGCCGAAACCGCCGGGCAGCAGATCGTTCCCCGAACCTCCGTCGATGAAATCGTCCGCGCCGCGAATTGACTCTGCACGACCCTGCCATTCGCACTTAATACCCACATTGTTTGCGACATATTCAGCAAGTCTCAAACTGTCGGCGTTTCTTTGCCAAGGCGGCGTCCGCTGTCGCCTGCGGACGTTCAATGGCTGAGCCCTTCGCCAGATGGATGCAAATCGGCTCACCGCCCTCGGCGATGTGGCAGTCATCCTGTTCCAGCCGCGTGACATTCCAGGCGACCGCCTGCGAAGAACACGTTCAGCGAGCCGGCCGGCTTGAGCGGCGTCGGTGGGATTGGACGTCAGGTCGCGGCAGATCGTCCTCCGCTGATGCAGGCAGCGCCGGGTATGTGGTCGAAGCTGCCTGCATTTGTACGGCGTGTCTCGTCAAATGGTCGTCGCTGTCTTTTCTCGCAGGCCACCGCGCGTTCAAACCGGCCGTGCCACAGAAAATGGCTGGCTTGATCCGCGCAGACGCGCAGCAGGGGAAGGCGGACGTGGTCGCCTTTGATCACGATGTGGTCCGCTTCCACGCTCAGGTGAGTATTCCGGCGGCGCACCACCCAATCGCTCGACGCCGCGATCACGCCGATCTCTGTCGCCGCCGGTTCGTCCATCCGGTTCACCACGCTCTGCCGCGACGACGACAGTTCGCTCAGCACGGGACAAATCGGTTTCAACACCAGCGAATCGAATCGCGCGAAGTGAGAACCGCCGTTCGGTGGAGCCAGCATGACCACTCGCCGGATGAACGGACTCGGCCAGTCGCACAGCATCTGACGCACAATGATGCTGCCCAGACTGTGAGTCACAAAATCCACGTGGTGCAGCTCTTCGGCTTCTACCGCCCGAAGTACCTCGTCGCGCAACGCCGATGCGTGCTGAGCGATCCGTTGGCGCGTGCTGGAATAGCCCCACAGCCGAGTCGCATGGCCATGAATGTTCAGCAGGCGAGCCATCCGCTTCATCACAAACGGCCGCGCTCCGAAGCCGTGCAGCAACCAGACGTGCCCCGCATCACGCGCAGTTCGCGCGTCACCGATCGGCGTCGGCGAGTGCAGCGAACCAGCCGGACCACCGCCACCAGCGGGCGGCGCGATTAGATCAGTGCCGTTCATGCCGTCTGGCTCCGCCGTCGAACACCAGATAGTTCAGCAAAATCGGCAGCTCATAAATCGACAGCAGCACGAACAGCGCCGAACCCTTTCGATACTTTTCCGCGAACTCCGACATGTCCATTTCCCGGTCATAGACGCGGTGATTCCAGTTCTGAAATCGATGCCACACCACAATCAGCAGCACGTGAATCCACACCGGCACGGAAGGCAGCAGCAGGAACACTCCCAGCAGCGCCGTGATCGTCAGTCCGTTCACCAGCAGCAATCGCAGCGGAAGATTGCGTGCCAGCAGCCCGAAGTAAATCGCCAGACACACACCGATGATCCACGGCGAACCAGGCAGCGCGAACACGATGCCGTACAAGGCGATATAAATGCCGGCGACGGCAATCAGATGCAGGACGTTGATGCCGAACTGTGAGTGACGGCACAAATGCCGTCGGTATAGCTCATCGAAGTTCACTCGCAGCAGACTCATCGATTCGATCTCCCGAATGTCAAAAAACGCAGCCTTCCACTCAACGGACGCATGGCGACACCGGGCAGAGTGTCGGCCAGCAGTCGCCACGTCGAACGACGCAGCACGTCCGCGATGGTGGCACAGATTGATTGCAGTTCGTCATGCGTCACCGTCAGCGGCGGCGTCACTTTCAGTACGTTGGGTTCGTACTGACAGAATCCTGCCAGCACCGGAAACGTCGGATGTTGCAGCATCGCCAGCAGCGACAGTTTCCAGATCGCGCGCTGCAGGCGTCGCGGTGAACCGGACACGACACGAAGTTCGATACCCGCCAGCAGACCGAAACAGCGAACTTCCGCCACCACCGGACGGTCGGCCAGAGCCGCCGTCAGCAGATCAGCGAATGTCCTTCCCGATTCGATCACGCGTGCTTCCAGATCCTGGTCGGCCGCTCGACGAAGAGTGCCCAGCACCGTTCGGTAGCCCGCCGGATAGTTGTTTCGCCGGAGAAAGTCAGCGGCAATCGAACTGCCGGCCGCATCAAGCCGTCTCTGCACATCATCCGAATGCAGCGTCAGCGCGAAGGGAAACATCATGTCCGACGTACCCTTGCCGATCGTCAGCACGTCCGGCTGGATGTCGCAATCCGTGCTGCGCAGAAAAGGCCCGGTGCGGAACATCCCGGTCTGCACTTCGTCGACGAACAGCAGACAGTCGTGAGTGCTGCGCAGTTCCTTCAGACACGTCAGCACGATCGCGGGAACCGGTCGCACGCCGCCGACTCCCTGAACTAATTCCACCTGCACGACTCCGATCGGATACCGCTCGAACGCGCGGTGAAGCTGCGCCACAGCGTCGTCCGCAAATGGATCCACAAACACAACACGGGAATACAGCGGATCAAGCCCTTCCTTCAGGTAGTCACCAGACGTTCCGGTCAACGCGAACAACGTCTTACCGCCGAAGCCTCCGCGCAGAGCCAGCACCCATGTGCGCGGTGCCTGAGCGACGAGCGCGATCTTCAGCGCCTGTTCCACCGCGCTCGCACCGCTGACCGCCGGAGTCACGTGCTGCAGTCCTGTCAGTTCGCTCAACCGTGTTTCAACTTCGACACGGCATTTGTCCGCATCACCCGCCGTTTCGAGTTCTTCCGCGTACGTCGCAGGATTGTGGCCACGCACGCTGCAGGCGACTCCCGCTACGCAGTCGAATAGTCGGCGATCATTCGCGACGACGTAATGCCCGTCGGTTCGCACGTCGACATGGTCGAAGCCGGCAACGCAAATCAGCCTGGCCAGCGAACGGCTGTAGCAATTCGCAAACACCTGGCGTCGGAAATCGATGTCGGAGTCAATGCGTTGCAGCGTCGGCCCTTCGTCGGTCATCAGGCCGGAAGCAAATCGATCCAGACAGCGCAACATGTGCAGGCTGGAAATGGAATTCGGCTGAAACGTAGTGGAATGAAATGTTGCCTTGCCGGGAACGTTCCACAGCCCAAACAAATCATCGCCGGCCACGAACGCTCCGAACGGAACATCGTGGTCCGTGAACGATTCATCGAACACGACGATATCCGGCACGCAGTCTCCCATCGCCGGCTGTTTGACGCGCCCCGAAGAGAATACGGAGTCACGATCCAGACAACAGATCAGCAGCGGTCGCTGCACCTGCCGGTTCGCGGCCGCCAGCAACCTGCGAAGGCCAGCCGACACATTCGGATCTTCTGCCACGTCGGCTTCGAACCAAACGATGAAGTCGATGTTGCCGCCAGTGTCGTGTGAATCGCCATCCTCTTTCGAGCCTGTTCCGGGCTTCTCGTCGCGAACCTCATCGATATCGGGGAGGAACCGAATTGACACCGATCCCGCCCGCGTGGTCGCGAAGTGCATCAGCCGCGACTGCGGATCAAACACCACGCCGCGCGGGTGCCGTTGGCTGTTGTGAGTCGCGGCGTCGGCCGCGCGGCGTTTGTTGGCGGCAAACCGAGCGAGCTTGACGGCTCCGCTGACTGCTTCGTCCAGGCTGTTTGCCAGAAACGCCTGCGGCCGCTGCGACACAGGTTGATCAGGCCACCGCAGGCTGACGATTCGGATCAGAAGATGACAGTTCTTTGCGACGTGGGGGTTCAAATACAGCCGAAACAGATTCGGAATCCGTTCGCGCACGAGACGGCGGCAGGTGGCGACCAGCTCGCGGCTGATGCCTTGGCCGCTGATTCCACTGCTGCTGTCCGTACCACGGATGATGGGGTCACAGACTGTGTTTTCCACGATTGAACCGGGCATAGGGAAGGTGCTCGCGCATAAACTCGGTGAACTGATGCTGATCGCGGCGCTTCATGAACAGGTCGGCCGAAATGCGGTCCCTGTCGGACCCTGGCGAGTTCGGCATTCCGTCGCGGCGAAAAAAACGCAACTGGATCTTGGACAGCGGCAGTTGACGATGAGCCTGCCAGAAGACTTCAAACTCGTCCCTCGTCAGGAACAGCTCGACATGAAAACCAAATCGCCGGACGAGCGTGTGAAACACCCATGACGAAACCGGGTTCTCTTCCAACCGGTCCCACAGGCGGCCCAGTGAATCGCGAGCAACCTCGGTTGCGTTGTTCACCAAACCGCCGTCCACTGGTTCACTCGCCGCGAACCAGGTTCGCACGCAGACGTCATCATCAGTCGCGCTGGACTTGCGAATCTCGACATTGGACGCCGTGGGCTGATCAAAGGCATTCCAGATCGCCGCCGCGTCAGGATTTGTCAACGTGACTTCGCGACCATAATAGTGCTCGCGCGGCCGAGTGTTGAACACAAGCCGCAGCACGAGCAGACCGCCGGACGAATTGTACATCGCGTCCGCAAAGTTCGGATCGCCGCGCCGAAGCGTGACAAACCGGTCTTCGCACATGTCATAGGCGAGCACAGATTCAATGGTATCTCCAAGAGTGGACACAGCGCTGCCGGATCCATGCACGGGAACCATGAACACCGTGCCCATGCTGATATAGGAATAGTTGGGCAACACGTGAAAATCGCGATTCGCCTGATGAAGCTTTGCCACCGTCTGCTTCAGCAGCATTCCGCTGTCAACGCGAATCCGGTTCCTGCCCAGTCGCAGCAGTTTTGCACTGGCGGTGGTCTGCACGATCGTACGTCCGGGAAACTTCCAGCCGAAATGAGTGACGCCGGTGTTGTATCCGGCAATCGCAATAGAGTTCCGGTTCCACGGATGACACAGCGTCAGCAGCTCCTCGACGGAATCCGGCCGCAACGTATGGAGGCTCCATACACCCAGCCCTGGCCTGACATATCGGGCGACAAGAAAGCTCAGCCAAAACACCACGCGCCGCCGAGCCAGGCGAACAAGTGGCAAACCGCTGTGACCGCCTTTTGCATCCATGTCCCGGATAGCTTGTCTCTCAGCACATTCTGCAGTGCCGAATTCTGTCCCAGCAGTGTCACGGTGTTCGGGAGTCGCGGGCGATCACATTCCAGCAGCAACTGAATCACAACATGCAGTTCGCCTTCTTCGATGAAGCAACTGCGAAACCGGGAATGCACAAGGGGATAGATTGGTGCGACGCGGCGCAGCAGCGACATACTCGGGCAAGCGGCAGAGGCGGCCCGAGTTCGCAACGCGGAAGCATCTCATCGACCGGTGGCGTGCCGACGCTCCCATCCGAACACTGTGCGCGGAACAATATGGCCGGCCTCGCAGAATGGTGACGCGAGCCACATGAGAGAAGACTTCAGCGGTTTCCCACTCCGCACGCATTCGATTGTAATCGCCGAAATGGGCGTGCAGCGAACTGACAATACACACCGCGAGGTTGGCATCGTCGGGAAGACAGTCAGCCAGCGACACCAGCAGCCGTCTTTCCGCCGGTGCCATTTCGGTCGACAGAAACACAACCAGCCGAATTCGCCACTGAGCCCGGTGAGCGGCCAACAGCGCCGCTCGGATCTCGTCGTTAGGACTGCTTTCGTGCGGCGGCAGATTGATCACGGTTCCCTGTGGACAGGACGCCGTCAGACTTTCGCGGAAACCTGTGGCACGCAGTCCCCGCGAGTCAACGATCAGACACAACTGGTCGCCAGCATTAGTCGCCGGGCCGGACGCGCGTGCATTTGTGTTGAGTGATTCCGGGAGTTTGCCGGCCGGCGAGTCAATCACTGAGGAACGCATTGGGAATGTGACGGGCATTGTTGATCTGCTACTTCCGTGCGTATGCGGGCCGACCGTATTGCACGGCGTCGCCCGGCTTGAACTGAAAGGCCAATGTGTCGTCAGGCTCCGTAATCAAAATCACTGTCGAACCCAGTTCAAACGTCGCGATCCATTCCCCCGCGCGAAACGACACCGGTGACTCCGGAAATGCGTGTGTGACTTTCGCCTTGTGGAACTTCAACGGCGACGGAAACGGGTGAGTGATATGGCCGACGCCCCATCCGGCCACCATCACAAGTACGAACTTCGCGCGATCGCCTTGCATTCTGAGAATCACGCGTTCGTTCAGCACGAATACGGGAAACTCGGATCGCTGAAACGGAGGATGCACCAGCAACCTGCGGCCGGGCACATGTGTCATCTGCAGCAGTCTGGCATCCGCGGGACAAAACACGCGATGGCAATCGCTGGGCGACAAAAAGCTCACGGCAAAGTGTCCTCCGTGAAAGCGTTGAATGTCATAGTCGGGCAACAGTGACGGCAGAGAATAATCGATGCCTTTGACCGTCATCACCGAATCATCTCGCAGAAGGCCGGCATCCTGGATCGTCGCATCGCACGGACACAAATAGCCTTCCGGTACGTTGGCAATTGGCCGGCA harbors:
- the mgtE gene encoding magnesium transporter, encoding MQPFESAFNTFAELHPDDASRVVETFSVGDAQQLLDSLPEHQRVSLLERLSLDKAMPLIVAMSVDRAAEVLAEMSPRSAAAILKQAKEDERAAILEAVPASSRRTLQQLVEFPDDCAGGMMEPRVAALSIDLNVQQAIARLRSTPREALHYLYVTDRSQRLVGVLNMRDLLLANPTQQLEPMVRTNVFVIPDTMPREEVVNQMRERKFLAVPVVDFEGRLIGVVQHSEALKAGQLEGFEDLQRIVGAGATERALSPVRVVVKNRLPWLLVNLVTAFMAAFVVGLFEGVISRVAALAVLLPVVAGQGGNTGSQSLAVVMRGVALREIIPGVSGRVVRKEVLGGLINGALISVVTAAAVLGWRLATGESLPDAGRLCVVIGSSMIVTMAMAALAGSVIPLILRALGRDPAQSASIFLTTATDIIGFGSFLGCAALLL
- a CDS encoding aminotransferase class III-fold pyridoxal phosphate-dependent enzyme, translated to MPGSIVENTVCDPIIRGTDSSSGISGQGISRELVATCRRLVRERIPNLFRLYLNPHVAKNCHLLIRIVSLRWPDQPVSQRPQAFLANSLDEAVSGAVKLARFAANKRRAADAATHNSQRHPRGVVFDPQSRLMHFATTRAGSVSIRFLPDIDEVRDEKPGTGSKEDGDSHDTGGNIDFIVWFEADVAEDPNVSAGLRRLLAAANRQVQRPLLICCLDRDSVFSSGRVKQPAMGDCVPDIVVFDESFTDHDVPFGAFVAGDDLFGLWNVPGKATFHSTTFQPNSISSLHMLRCLDRFASGLMTDEGPTLQRIDSDIDFRRQVFANCYSRSLARLICVAGFDHVDVRTDGHYVVANDRRLFDCVAGVACSVRGHNPATYAEELETAGDADKCRVEVETRLSELTGLQHVTPAVSGASAVEQALKIALVAQAPRTWVLALRGGFGGKTLFALTGTSGDYLKEGLDPLYSRVVFVDPFADDAVAQLHRAFERYPIGVVQVELVQGVGGVRPVPAIVLTCLKELRSTHDCLLFVDEVQTGMFRTGPFLRSTDCDIQPDVLTIGKGTSDMMFPFALTLHSDDVQRRLDAAGSSIAADFLRRNNYPAGYRTVLGTLRRAADQDLEARVIESGRTFADLLTAALADRPVVAEVRCFGLLAGIELRVVSGSPRRLQRAIWKLSLLAMLQHPTFPVLAGFCQYEPNVLKVTPPLTVTHDELQSICATIADVLRRSTWRLLADTLPGVAMRPLSGRLRFLTFGRSNR
- the asd gene encoding archaetidylserine decarboxylase (Phosphatidylserine decarboxylase is synthesized as a single chain precursor. Generation of the pyruvoyl active site from a Ser is coupled to cleavage of a Gly-Ser bond between the larger (beta) and smaller (alpha chains). It is an integral membrane protein.); amino-acid sequence: MTATTFQTRREQIRQAKTIHGGMANMLAASVGVRLSRVPIPSRRLRRKVFGLVYGNKYQALDEREMTQPLTAFRSLNELFTRGIREECRPIANVPEGYLCPCDATIQDAGLLRDDSVMTVKGIDYSLPSLLPDYDIQRFHGGHFAVSFLSPSDCHRVFCPADARLLQMTHVPGRRLLVHPPFQRSEFPVFVLNERVILRMQGDRAKFVLVMVAGWGVGHITHPFPSPLKFHKAKVTHAFPESPVSFRAGEWIATFELGSTVILITEPDDTLAFQFKPGDAVQYGRPAYARK